One genomic window of Phormidium ambiguum IAM M-71 includes the following:
- a CDS encoding AAA family ATPase, whose translation MKEELSILVQAQYPLIYLVTSEEERAEQAISTIAQMRPQRRVFVWTVTQGMVEYGQPRSVQHNTVSPQAAIEWAMNRQQRDPQRDSSIFIFKDLHPFFNDPQTTRWLRDAIASFRGTQKTIILMSPVQTIPIELEKEVVVLDFPLPDMAELNQVLTQQLEQGGRGRKVSTEAREKLLRAALGLTKDEAEKVYRKAQVTAGRLTEAEVDIVLSEKKQIIRRNGILEYIEEDETINAVGGLEELKKWLMQRSNAFTERAREYGLPQPKGMLILGVPGCGKSLIAKTTSRLWGLPLLRLDMGRVYDGSMVGRSEANLRNALKTAESISPAILFIDELDKAFAGSAGSADSDGGTSSRIFGSFLTWMQEKNSPVFVMATANRVERLPGEFLRKGRFDEIFFVDLPNAEERQEIFQIHLSKRHREISRFDLDQLAKVSDGFSGAEIEQALIAAMYEAFAQDREFTQLDIIAAIKATQPLSRTMTEQVTALRDWARQRARPAAASVAEYQRMEF comes from the coding sequence ATGAAAGAAGAGCTCAGCATCCTAGTACAAGCTCAATATCCTCTGATCTACCTCGTAACCTCCGAGGAAGAGCGGGCAGAGCAGGCAATTTCGACAATCGCGCAGATGAGACCCCAAAGAAGGGTGTTTGTGTGGACAGTAACGCAGGGCATGGTGGAATATGGACAACCACGCAGCGTACAACACAACACAGTCTCACCCCAAGCGGCGATCGAGTGGGCAATGAATCGGCAGCAGCGAGACCCCCAGCGAGATTCTAGTATTTTCATCTTCAAAGATCTGCATCCGTTTTTCAACGATCCACAGACAACAAGATGGCTGCGGGATGCGATCGCCAGCTTTAGGGGCACTCAGAAAACCATTATCCTGATGTCCCCGGTGCAGACCATTCCGATCGAGCTGGAAAAGGAAGTTGTGGTTCTAGACTTCCCGCTACCGGACATGGCAGAACTGAATCAGGTATTGACCCAGCAGCTAGAGCAAGGTGGACGGGGCAGAAAGGTAAGTACGGAAGCTAGAGAAAAGCTATTACGTGCTGCCTTGGGTCTGACCAAAGATGAAGCAGAAAAAGTTTACCGTAAAGCTCAAGTAACAGCTGGCCGTCTGACCGAAGCAGAAGTTGACATCGTACTTTCTGAGAAAAAGCAAATTATCCGCCGCAACGGGATTCTGGAGTATATCGAAGAAGATGAAACGATCAATGCGGTAGGTGGTTTAGAAGAACTGAAAAAATGGCTGATGCAGCGCTCTAACGCTTTCACAGAAAGAGCTAGAGAGTATGGATTACCCCAACCTAAAGGGATGTTGATTTTGGGCGTACCTGGTTGTGGGAAATCCTTAATCGCTAAAACTACCTCACGTCTTTGGGGTTTGCCATTATTGCGCCTCGACATGGGTAGAGTATATGACGGCTCAATGGTAGGGCGATCGGAAGCCAATCTCAGGAACGCCTTAAAAACCGCAGAATCGATTTCTCCAGCCATTTTATTTATTGACGAATTAGACAAAGCTTTCGCCGGAAGTGCGGGTTCTGCTGATTCGGATGGTGGTACTTCTAGTCGGATTTTCGGTTCCTTCCTGACCTGGATGCAAGAGAAAAACTCACCAGTGTTTGTGATGGCAACAGCGAATCGAGTAGAACGTTTACCAGGAGAGTTTTTAAGAAAGGGACGTTTTGACGAAATTTTCTTTGTAGACCTGCCAAATGCAGAGGAACGTCAAGAAATTTTCCAAATTCACCTCAGCAAACGCCATCGAGAAATCTCACGCTTTGACCTCGATCAATTAGCTAAAGTATCTGATGGTTTTTCTGGTGCAGAAATTGAGCAAGCGTTAATCGCTGCAATGTATGAAGCGTTTGCCCAAGATCGAGAATTTACGCAGTTGGACATTATCGCCGCAATTAAGGCTACGCAACCCTTATCTCGGACTATGACTGAACAAGTCACAGCATTGAGAGATTGGGCAAGACAGCGTGCCAGACCAGCTGCTGCCTCCGTTGCTGAATATCAGCGAATGGAGTTTTAA
- a CDS encoding DUF1257 domain-containing protein, whose product MSHFSTLRTKITDAEILKTSLRDLGISVKNNADVRGYNGQRVRADLVAVLEGEYDLGWSRNSDGTFDLIADLWGVAKKHNQTELINSINQKYAVNKTLAEVKQRGLQNANVKLVVQK is encoded by the coding sequence ATGTCTCACTTTAGCACACTGCGTACCAAAATCACTGACGCTGAAATCCTGAAAACCTCTTTACGCGACCTGGGCATCTCTGTGAAGAATAATGCAGATGTTCGTGGTTACAATGGACAGCGGGTTCGTGCTGACTTGGTTGCAGTTCTCGAAGGCGAATATGACCTGGGTTGGTCTCGCAACAGCGACGGCACATTTGACTTGATCGCTGACCTGTGGGGCGTTGCTAAGAAGCACAACCAAACTGAACTGATCAATTCTATCAACCAAAAGTATGCTGTGAACAAGACTTTGGCTGAAGTTAAGCAACGTGGTTTGCAAAATGCCAATGTCAAACTAGTAGTGCAAAAATAA
- the aroF gene encoding 3-deoxy-7-phosphoheptulonate synthase, with translation MIVVMKVGSPEGEIARISEELRNSGLTPEPIVGKHKVVIGLVGDTADLDPLQLQEISPWIEQVLRVEQPFKRASIEYRHGEASEVPVSTPNGTVYFGLHHPLVVVAGPCSVENEEMIIETARRVKAAGAQFLRGGAYKPRTSPYAFQGHGESALELLAAARKETGLGIITEVMDAAELDIIAEVADVIQIGARNMQNFSLLKKVGAQEKPVLLKRGMSATVEDWLMAAEYILASGNPNVILCERGIRTFDRQYTRNTLDLAVVPVLRKLSHLPIMVDPSHGTGWATYVPDTAKAAIAIGADSLMIEVHPNPAKALSDGPQSLTPDRFDSLMQELSVVGKAMGRWPQAVAAVV, from the coding sequence ATGATTGTAGTAATGAAAGTCGGTTCGCCAGAAGGCGAAATTGCCCGTATTAGCGAAGAGTTACGCAACTCAGGACTAACACCAGAACCGATTGTTGGTAAACACAAAGTAGTAATTGGTTTAGTTGGTGATACAGCTGATTTAGACCCGTTACAATTGCAGGAAATTAGTCCTTGGATTGAGCAAGTTCTGCGGGTAGAACAGCCTTTCAAACGGGCAAGTATTGAGTACCGTCACGGAGAAGCTAGCGAAGTCCCAGTTTCTACTCCTAATGGTACGGTTTACTTTGGTTTGCACCATCCTTTGGTAGTGGTAGCAGGGCCTTGTTCCGTAGAAAATGAAGAAATGATTATTGAAACTGCACGGCGCGTGAAAGCTGCTGGGGCGCAGTTTCTCCGGGGTGGTGCTTACAAACCTCGGACTTCTCCTTATGCTTTCCAAGGTCATGGGGAAAGCGCTTTAGAGTTATTGGCAGCTGCCAGAAAAGAAACTGGTTTGGGGATCATCACTGAAGTCATGGATGCTGCGGAACTCGATATCATCGCAGAAGTAGCTGATGTGATCCAAATTGGTGCTCGCAATATGCAAAACTTTTCTTTACTGAAGAAAGTGGGCGCTCAAGAAAAACCAGTGTTGTTGAAGCGGGGAATGTCCGCTACGGTTGAAGATTGGTTAATGGCAGCGGAATATATCTTAGCTTCGGGCAACCCGAATGTGATTCTTTGCGAACGGGGAATTCGGACTTTCGATCGCCAATACACCCGTAATACTTTAGATTTGGCAGTGGTGCCAGTGTTGAGAAAGTTATCTCACTTACCAATTATGGTCGATCCCAGTCACGGTACTGGTTGGGCGACTTATGTGCCGGATACAGCAAAAGCTGCGATCGCAATTGGTGCAGACTCTTTAATGATTGAAGTTCACCCCAATCCGGCTAAAGCTTTATCCGATGGGCCACAATCTCTCACTCCCGATCGCTTTGACTCCTTAATGCAAGAACTCTCAGTTGTTGGTAAAGCAATGGGTCGTTGGCCTCAAGCTGTTGCCGCAGTGGTTTAA